The Rhodococcus sp. B50 DNA window CGGGCATCCGCGACGAGTTCGAGGCCCTGAAGCAGCGCCTGGGCTGATTCGGTCCTGTCACAGCAGATGCCCGCTTCCGGTACGTCCGGAAGCGGGCATCGTCATCTTCGTACCGGCTCACGGGCGGAAGACCGCGCGCAGGCAGTCGTCCTCCTTGTTCTCGAACATCTCGTATCCGCGCACCGCCTCGGTGAGCGGAAGGTCGTGCGTCATGAGCCAACTCGGGTCCAACCTGTTCCCGAGAACGTGTTCGAACAGGGCGGGCATGTACCGCTGTCCGTGTTGCTGCGCTGTCCGCAAGGTGAGGCTCTTGTTCGTCAGCACGGCCATCGGGAACTTGTCGGTGACACCGTAGATGCCGAGCACCGACACCACACCGCCCTTGCCGCAGGACAGGATCGCCTCCCGCAGGGAGGTCGCGCGGTCGCTCTCCATCCGTAGTGCTTGTTTGACCTTGTCGTAGGCCTGCATGACGCCGGTGCCGTGTCCTTCCATGCCCACCGCGTCGATACACGCGTCCGGTCCGCGCCCACCGGTGCTCTCGCGGAGCGTCTCGTAGACGCTGTCGACCTCGGTGTAGTCCACCGTCTCGGTGCCGACCTTCGTCGCGGCGCGGTCGAGGCGGTCGCGGAAACGGTCGATCACGATCACCCGTTCGGCGCCCATGATCTTCGCGCTCGCCGCGGCCATGAGGCCGACAGCGCCGGCGCCCCAGACCGCCACGGTGTCCCCCGGTGAGATGTCGCAGAAATCGGCACCCATGTACCCCGTCGGCACCGCGTCCGACAGGAACAGGGCCTGCTCGTCACCGATACCCTCGGGGATCCGGAAGCAGTTGACGTCGCCGAAGGGCACGCGGATGTACTCGGCGTGCGAACCCTGATACCCGCCGAAAGGGTGGGTGTACCCGTAGATGCCGCCGGTGGGATAGCCGAGCAGAGGCTGCTGCATGGCGGCGTTCGGATTGGTGGTGTCGCACGCCGCGTGCAGTCCGTCGGCGCAGTACGGGCATTTTCCGCATCCGATGAACGACGGCACGACCACCCGGTCGCCGACCTGCACCGAGGTCACCTCCGGGCCGGTCTCCACGA harbors:
- a CDS encoding zinc-dependent alcohol dehydrogenase is translated as MRALCWMGVNELSVETVDDPGLVNPHDVIVKVRLTTTCGSDLHFLGGYLPGMREGDVIGHEFMGEIVETGPEVTSVQVGDRVVVPSFIGCGKCPYCADGLHAACDTTNPNAAMQQPLLGYPTGGIYGYTHPFGGYQGSHAEYIRVPFGDVNCFRIPEGIGDEQALFLSDAVPTGYMGADFCDISPGDTVAVWGAGAVGLMAAASAKIMGAERVIVIDRFRDRLDRAATKVGTETVDYTEVDSVYETLRESTGGRGPDACIDAVGMEGHGTGVMQAYDKVKQALRMESDRATSLREAILSCGKGGVVSVLGIYGVTDKFPMAVLTNKSLTLRTAQQHGQRYMPALFEHVLGNRLDPSWLMTHDLPLTEAVRGYEMFENKEDDCLRAVFRP